In a genomic window of Candidatus Thiothrix sulfatifontis:
- a CDS encoding tubulin-like doman-containing protein codes for MSNYLLIGLGGTGGKVLKAFRKTIYEEFRSLRPAEETGVHIKSLYVDSSRADLAGSESWRTQGDIGADISLDEESRFSITSNNLAQRLQDPEHNPVTHRYIGNPAYWGDIFSSMNISETAGGQMRRLGVALFEPRSAGFVEHVTRMTKGLEEKSNKAQVSFHVFAGLAGGTGSGSFLHVIAQLRALYRDPQQYPIYLYLLLPEPNSPWARNGVASNYYANGYAALEELNAYLVSDSKEGPNKGGPLFAPIDLTGKTLRFENPARGGETLLKDRLQGCFLVSTINEQNRALPVQEIPELIAQLVYQRIFLIDRSIPDKHRALRDAISLENLATPDEAKKSNPNVKLRSVRFQSFGMKRVVIPEEEIREHFSAQFSRQAALQMRYNHWPEHIGAEYLAEPRKISFKEFVQKEDNRQLWKISTPQVKLEAGILDDEVKSKRAWKSVQQDWEDVVVHLKKAAWEFPHESSKDVRLDVLQEEFQRRYAETFRGLGVETFYNTKLDDLTKPDRHIAEVRDTLEHWMLQEWEEGRLSATDLEVLLDDLLEDVESRLRNIPAIREKLAEGETITNEKIAANRDMWGQTGLIARTLFGKREKIFEAQAELLRELYERRSLQMAWRFAETFLGRLLAELRDKFKPGLAEFRNGLDDAVRFFDSRIAQTCQVDEQHSDLQENVIKFYEPVKVRKFVRTLLEQEKDQKAWAGEVRRRFLQVVTENQRQNKGKERYFSAMVAHGIRNGELKRVLEDVSRRNSEVAHTNQTGEQGRLVGVNIVAKMAEQFSDDKRLQQYVLDLVRSAQTFMKYDTNEFGGGRGAEAVMAVLLPECPDKAEFRKRLAELFVKAQGDGVIPHVIDTNLRGNEITLISFKYAYPLRFLQPVHDLKEKYDFRLAQGMRERALLEVHVEDHKPELPSLLRPPPGQPGKQILPVLQLAVALGLLRRDQNRQSGQWERILEVLDEYGIPQEHVYRDELVALLESPKQVAALDVGKIQELQRATTEAQLEVLQDAVETELSKEKYRIASTRQVLVQSIQQQILAVRDNRDGNIHDPIYHEFRASTQTAIERVNSIF; via the coding sequence ATGAGTAACTACCTACTCATCGGCTTAGGGGGAACAGGCGGCAAAGTTCTCAAAGCTTTCCGTAAAACGATTTATGAAGAATTCCGCTCCCTCAGGCCTGCTGAGGAAACCGGGGTACACATCAAAAGCCTTTACGTTGACTCCAGTCGTGCCGATCTTGCCGGTAGTGAATCCTGGCGTACCCAAGGCGATATTGGTGCAGACATCAGCCTTGACGAAGAAAGCCGCTTTTCCATTACCAGCAATAATTTGGCGCAACGCCTGCAAGACCCTGAACACAATCCCGTTACTCACCGTTACATTGGCAATCCCGCTTACTGGGGCGATATTTTCAGTTCCATGAACATCAGTGAAACCGCCGGTGGGCAAATGCGCCGCTTGGGTGTTGCGTTGTTCGAGCCACGTTCTGCCGGGTTTGTCGAACACGTCACCCGCATGACCAAAGGGTTGGAAGAAAAAAGCAATAAAGCCCAAGTCAGTTTTCATGTGTTTGCGGGTTTGGCGGGCGGGACAGGCAGCGGCTCATTCCTGCACGTCATCGCCCAACTGCGGGCGTTGTACCGTGACCCACAACAATACCCGATTTATTTGTACTTGCTGTTGCCAGAACCCAATTCGCCTTGGGCGCGAAACGGTGTCGCCAGCAATTATTACGCCAATGGCTACGCGGCTTTGGAAGAACTCAACGCTTATCTGGTTTCTGACAGCAAAGAAGGGCCGAACAAGGGTGGCCCTTTGTTTGCACCCATTGACCTGACCGGCAAAACCTTACGCTTTGAGAATCCGGCGCGGGGCGGTGAAACCCTGCTGAAAGATCGCTTGCAAGGGTGTTTTCTGGTTTCCACCATCAATGAACAGAATCGGGCATTGCCGGTACAGGAAATTCCTGAACTGATCGCGCAACTGGTTTACCAACGTATTTTCTTGATTGACCGTTCCATCCCGGACAAGCACCGGGCGTTACGTGACGCGATTTCGCTGGAAAATCTTGCTACCCCGGATGAGGCTAAAAAGAGCAATCCCAACGTCAAGTTGCGCAGTGTGCGCTTCCAGAGTTTTGGCATGAAGCGAGTGGTGATTCCTGAAGAGGAAATCCGTGAACATTTTTCTGCCCAGTTTTCCCGCCAAGCGGCGTTACAGATGCGCTACAACCACTGGCCTGAGCACATTGGAGCAGAGTATTTGGCGGAGCCGCGCAAAATCAGTTTCAAGGAATTTGTCCAGAAAGAAGATAACCGCCAGTTGTGGAAAATCAGTACCCCGCAAGTCAAGCTGGAGGCGGGGATACTGGATGATGAGGTCAAGTCCAAACGGGCATGGAAAAGCGTCCAGCAGGACTGGGAAGATGTGGTTGTCCACCTCAAAAAAGCCGCCTGGGAATTTCCGCACGAAAGCAGCAAAGATGTGCGGCTCGATGTATTGCAGGAGGAATTTCAGCGGCGCTATGCCGAAACTTTTCGGGGTTTGGGGGTCGAGACTTTTTACAACACCAAACTGGATGATCTGACCAAACCTGACCGGCATATCGCCGAAGTCCGTGACACCTTGGAACACTGGATGCTTCAGGAGTGGGAAGAAGGCCGCTTGTCCGCCACGGATTTGGAGGTGTTGCTGGATGACCTGCTGGAAGACGTGGAAAGCCGCTTGCGCAACATTCCGGCTATCCGCGAAAAATTGGCAGAAGGTGAGACGATCACCAATGAAAAAATTGCCGCCAATCGGGACATGTGGGGTCAAACCGGCTTGATCGCACGCACCTTGTTTGGCAAACGCGAGAAGATTTTTGAGGCGCAGGCAGAGTTGCTGCGTGAACTGTACGAGCGACGCAGCTTGCAAATGGCTTGGCGGTTTGCTGAAACGTTCTTGGGTCGTTTGCTGGCGGAATTGCGTGACAAGTTCAAGCCCGGTTTGGCGGAATTTCGCAACGGTTTGGATGATGCCGTGCGTTTCTTCGACAGCCGCATTGCACAAACGTGTCAAGTGGATGAGCAACACAGTGACTTGCAGGAGAACGTGATCAAGTTTTACGAGCCAGTCAAGGTACGCAAGTTTGTCCGTACCTTGTTGGAGCAGGAGAAAGACCAAAAAGCTTGGGCAGGTGAAGTACGGCGGCGCTTCCTTCAGGTCGTTACGGAAAATCAGCGCCAAAACAAGGGAAAAGAACGCTATTTCTCGGCAATGGTTGCCCACGGTATCCGCAATGGTGAACTCAAGCGGGTGCTGGAGGATGTGAGCCGCCGCAATTCTGAGGTTGCCCATACCAACCAAACCGGGGAGCAAGGCCGTTTGGTGGGGGTCAATATTGTGGCGAAAATGGCGGAACAGTTTTCCGATGATAAACGCCTGCAACAATACGTATTGGACTTGGTGCGCAGTGCGCAAACGTTCATGAAATATGACACCAACGAATTTGGTGGTGGGCGCGGGGCAGAAGCGGTGATGGCTGTGCTATTGCCTGAGTGCCCGGACAAGGCTGAGTTCCGCAAGCGTCTGGCAGAATTGTTCGTCAAGGCACAAGGCGATGGGGTTATCCCGCATGTGATTGATACCAATCTCAGAGGCAACGAGATTACGCTGATCAGTTTCAAATATGCGTATCCGTTACGCTTTTTGCAGCCGGTACATGACTTGAAGGAAAAATACGATTTTCGGCTGGCGCAAGGGATGCGGGAAAGGGCGTTGCTGGAAGTGCATGTTGAAGACCATAAGCCTGAACTGCCTTCCTTGTTGCGTCCCCCACCGGGGCAGCCGGGCAAGCAAATCTTGCCAGTGCTGCAACTCGCGGTGGCCTTGGGGCTGTTACGGCGTGACCAAAACCGCCAGTCCGGGCAGTGGGAGCGCATTCTGGAAGTGTTGGATGAGTACGGCATTCCACAAGAGCATGTCTATCGGGATGAGTTGGTAGCACTGCTGGAAAGCCCTAAACAGGTGGCGGCACTGGATGTTGGCAAAATTCAGGAATTACAGCGTGCCACCACTGAAGCACAGTTGGAAGTGTTGCAAGATGCGGTTGAAACAGAACTCAGCAAAGAAAAGTACCGCATAGCCAGCACACGGCAAGTCTTGGTGCAGTCCATCCAGCAACAAATTCTGGCGGTGCGCGATAACCGCGACGGTAATATTCACGACCCGATTTACCATGAATTCAGGGCATCTACCCAGACAGCCATTGAACGGGTCAATTCCATTTTTTAA
- a CDS encoding glycerophosphodiester phosphodiesterase: protein MHTELMRFHLSTTLLALVTALPLAHATDLNPADNIQVGPRPYYLVEDMDAGQLKEELQHCGNQPFRKTDFSIGHRGAALQFPEHTKESYQAAARMGAGIIECDVTFTKDKELVCRHSQCDLHTTTNIVATPLANKCSKPFTPAQLDASGKVVKPASAECCTSDITLAEFKTLKGKMDASNPNATTAADYLKGTANFRTDLYTAPGTLMTHQESIALFQKMGTKMTPELKSASVKMPFDGFTQQQYAQKMIDEYKAAGVPACDVFPQSFELDDILYWVKHESEFGEQAVYLDDEVYKNDPDENLVPADYQKQIAAMPSLKAQGVNYLAPPMFTLVELDANNDIVPSAYAKAAQAAGINLIAWTLERSYPMTTGGGWYYQTVNKGINNDGDTLKMLDVLAQDVGIKGIFSDWPATVTYYANCKGL, encoded by the coding sequence ATGCACACTGAACTGATGCGTTTTCATTTGAGTACCACGCTACTCGCTCTCGTTACCGCCCTGCCACTCGCTCACGCCACTGACCTGAACCCTGCTGACAATATTCAAGTCGGCCCGCGCCCTTATTATCTGGTTGAGGATATGGATGCCGGTCAACTGAAAGAGGAATTGCAACATTGTGGCAATCAACCGTTCCGCAAAACCGATTTTTCCATCGGTCATCGCGGCGCGGCGCTGCAATTTCCTGAACACACCAAGGAATCTTACCAAGCCGCTGCCCGCATGGGTGCTGGCATTATCGAATGCGACGTCACCTTCACCAAGGATAAGGAACTGGTGTGCCGCCATTCCCAGTGCGACCTGCATACCACCACCAATATTGTTGCCACCCCGTTGGCGAACAAATGTTCTAAACCCTTCACCCCAGCACAACTCGATGCCAGTGGCAAAGTGGTGAAACCTGCGTCAGCCGAATGCTGCACCAGCGACATTACCTTGGCGGAATTCAAGACGTTGAAAGGCAAAATGGATGCCTCCAACCCCAACGCGACTACCGCTGCGGATTACCTCAAAGGCACCGCCAATTTCCGCACCGACCTGTATACCGCCCCTGGCACGCTAATGACGCATCAGGAAAGTATTGCCTTATTCCAGAAAATGGGGACAAAAATGACGCCAGAACTCAAGTCTGCCAGCGTCAAAATGCCGTTTGATGGCTTCACCCAGCAACAATACGCCCAGAAAATGATCGACGAATACAAAGCTGCTGGTGTACCCGCTTGCGACGTATTTCCGCAATCGTTTGAACTGGATGACATCCTGTACTGGGTCAAACACGAATCAGAATTCGGTGAACAAGCCGTGTATCTGGATGATGAGGTATACAAAAACGACCCCGATGAAAACCTCGTTCCGGCTGACTACCAGAAGCAGATTGCCGCCATGCCATCCCTCAAAGCACAAGGCGTAAACTACCTTGCGCCCCCGATGTTCACGCTGGTGGAACTGGATGCCAACAACGACATCGTGCCATCGGCTTATGCCAAAGCTGCACAAGCGGCTGGCATCAACCTGATCGCGTGGACGTTGGAACGTTCTTACCCGATGACCACGGGCGGTGGCTGGTACTACCAAACCGTCAACAAAGGCATCAACAACGATGGCGACACCCTGAAAATGCTCGATGTACTGGCACAAGATGTCGGCATCAAAGGCATTTTCTCTGACTGGCCTGCCACTGTTACTTACTACGCCAACTGCAAAGGCTTGTAA
- a CDS encoding Rpn family recombination-promoting nuclease/putative transposase, translated as MQDKFINLFTDFGFKKLFGEEPNKDLLISFLNTLLPEKHHIQDLQFTKNEYQGANALDRKAIFDLSCTSSTGERFIVELQKAKQNYFKDRSLYYATFPIQEQAQRGDWDYKLTAVYTVGILDFVFDEDRREDDHEVVHFIQLKNQNGHVFYDKLTFIYLTLPHFQKTRGELRTLQDKWFYIFRHLHELQEIPPELQEAIFLKLFAVANIAQFSPIERQVYEDSLKYYRDLKNVTDTARDEGWQEGKAEGMAEKAREVACHLLRLDMISDAEIASMTGLTVDTIQQLRLQIAADTPDVQGG; from the coding sequence ATGCAAGATAAATTCATTAACCTTTTCACTGACTTCGGTTTCAAAAAGCTGTTTGGTGAAGAGCCGAACAAAGACCTGCTGATCAGCTTCTTAAATACGCTATTGCCTGAAAAACACCATATCCAAGACCTGCAATTCACCAAAAATGAATACCAAGGCGCTAACGCCCTCGACCGCAAGGCAATTTTTGACCTGAGCTGCACCAGCAGCACGGGCGAGCGCTTTATTGTGGAACTGCAAAAAGCCAAGCAGAATTATTTCAAAGATCGCAGCCTTTATTACGCCACCTTCCCAATTCAAGAACAGGCGCAACGCGGTGATTGGGATTACAAGCTCACAGCAGTTTACACGGTCGGCATCCTCGACTTTGTGTTTGACGAAGACCGGCGCGAAGATGACCACGAGGTCGTCCACTTCATCCAACTGAAAAACCAGAATGGGCACGTATTTTACGACAAACTGACGTTCATCTACCTGACCCTGCCGCATTTCCAAAAAACACGCGGGGAACTCCGCACCCTGCAAGACAAATGGTTTTACATTTTCAGACACTTGCATGAGTTGCAGGAAATCCCGCCAGAATTGCAGGAAGCCATTTTCCTGAAATTGTTCGCGGTTGCCAACATTGCTCAATTCAGCCCCATTGAACGGCAAGTGTACGAAGACAGCCTTAAGTATTACCGTGATTTGAAAAATGTGACGGATACGGCTCGCGACGAAGGTTGGCAGGAAGGCAAGGCAGAAGGTATGGCTGAAAAGGCACGGGAGGTGGCCTGTCATCTGCTGCGGCTTGATATGATTTCTGATGCAGAGATTGCCAGCATGACGGGGCTGACGGTTGATACGATTCAACAACTTCGGTTACAGATAGCGGCAGATACACCTGATGTGCAGGGCGGATAA
- a CDS encoding alkaline phosphatase D family protein, with translation MPPIDRRNFIRHAIFGSSALASGLLTGCNNDDNDSATTATAASFTHGIASGDPLADRVILWTRVLPSANATSTSVTWEVASDAAFANVVSKGETKTDAARDYTVKVDATGLTAGNTYYYRFKADGSTSPVGKTRTLPQASPDEVKLAVFSCANYPAGYFHVYAEAAKREDLFAAIHLGDYIYEYPAGADQYASADAAKLGRVSLPANELVKIDDYRQRYAQYRSDKDLQAVHAKLPFICIWDDHEIANDTWKDGAENHTTATEGDFALRRAAALKAWQEWLPVREQDASNPLRAYRSFDFGTLLSLHMLDTRAGGRDKQLDYATYIDPTTGAFNATTFAADMADPTRQLLGAEQMTWLQSQLAASGATWQVLGQQILMGKMYLPSPLLTPTPQKPTVSFAQYGVLAVAFITYQTLVARLTAAGTPVTPENLLAAGMTTAQLTIVNDPVNQAIIAAPSIPYNLDAWDGYAVARETVFGTARALDKNVVVLSGDTHNAWASDLQDVSGNAIGVEFATPSVSSPGLEEYIPDTKPAELAAGVQQLIPTLAYADTAQRGYMVLSVNATEAKADWYFVSSVKTSTYTTKLEKSLKTTVAGAGKRKLVRS, from the coding sequence ATGCCCCCTATTGATCGCCGTAATTTTATTCGCCACGCCATTTTTGGTTCAAGTGCGCTTGCCAGTGGCTTACTCACGGGTTGCAATAATGATGACAATGACAGCGCAACCACCGCTACGGCTGCCAGCTTTACGCACGGCATTGCCAGCGGTGATCCCTTAGCGGATCGGGTGATCTTGTGGACGCGGGTATTACCCAGTGCCAACGCCACCAGCACCAGCGTCACGTGGGAAGTTGCCAGCGATGCCGCCTTCGCCAATGTCGTCAGCAAAGGTGAAACCAAAACCGACGCTGCCCGTGATTACACTGTTAAAGTCGATGCCACGGGCTTGACTGCTGGCAACACGTATTACTACCGTTTCAAAGCTGACGGCAGCACCTCGCCCGTCGGCAAAACCCGTACCTTGCCGCAAGCCTCGCCGGATGAAGTGAAGCTCGCGGTGTTTTCATGCGCCAATTACCCAGCGGGTTATTTCCACGTTTATGCCGAAGCTGCCAAGCGCGAGGATTTATTCGCCGCCATTCACTTGGGTGACTACATCTACGAATACCCGGCGGGGGCTGATCAGTATGCGTCGGCGGATGCCGCAAAATTGGGGCGTGTTTCCCTGCCCGCCAATGAATTGGTGAAAATCGACGATTACCGCCAGCGTTACGCGCAATACCGCAGCGATAAGGATTTGCAAGCGGTTCACGCCAAACTGCCGTTCATCTGCATCTGGGATGACCACGAAATTGCCAACGATACGTGGAAAGATGGCGCAGAAAATCACACGACTGCGACCGAAGGCGATTTCGCCCTACGCCGCGCCGCTGCCCTGAAAGCCTGGCAGGAATGGTTGCCGGTACGCGAACAAGATGCCAGCAACCCACTGCGGGCTTACCGCTCGTTCGACTTCGGTACATTGCTGAGTTTGCACATGCTCGACACCCGTGCCGGTGGACGCGACAAGCAACTCGATTACGCCACGTACATTGACCCAACCACGGGCGCATTCAATGCCACGACTTTTGCCGCTGATATGGCAGACCCGACCCGCCAATTGCTGGGTGCGGAACAAATGACGTGGTTGCAAAGCCAATTGGCAGCATCCGGCGCAACATGGCAAGTATTGGGGCAACAAATCTTGATGGGTAAAATGTACCTGCCCTCGCCGTTGCTGACCCCAACCCCGCAAAAGCCTACCGTCAGCTTTGCCCAGTATGGGGTACTTGCCGTCGCGTTTATCACCTACCAAACCTTGGTTGCCAGACTGACAGCGGCAGGCACACCTGTTACCCCAGAAAACCTGCTGGCAGCGGGCATGACAACAGCACAACTTACCATCGTCAATGACCCAGTGAATCAAGCCATCATCGCCGCCCCCAGCATTCCTTACAATCTGGATGCGTGGGATGGCTACGCTGTAGCCCGCGAAACGGTGTTCGGTACGGCACGGGCGTTGGACAAAAACGTGGTGGTGTTGAGCGGTGATACCCACAATGCATGGGCGAGCGATTTGCAAGACGTGAGTGGCAATGCCATCGGGGTGGAATTTGCGACACCATCCGTCTCCTCACCCGGTTTGGAAGAATACATTCCCGACACCAAACCAGCGGAACTGGCGGCTGGCGTACAGCAACTAATCCCCACGCTGGCTTACGCGGATACTGCACAACGCGGTTACATGGTGCTCAGCGTGAATGCGACCGAAGCCAAAGCGGACTGGTACTTTGTTTCCAGCGTCAAAACCAGCACTTACACCACCAAGTTGGAAAAAAGCCTGAAAACCACGGTAGCCGGTGCTGGCAAGCGCAAGCTGGTACGCAGTTAA